One window of Gavia stellata isolate bGavSte3 chromosome Z, bGavSte3.hap2, whole genome shotgun sequence genomic DNA carries:
- the CTXN3 gene encoding LOW QUALITY PROTEIN: cortexin-3 (The sequence of the model RefSeq protein was modified relative to this genomic sequence to represent the inferred CDS: substituted 2 bases at 2 genomic stop codons): protein MMKRRXLWDYSFQLPWMMDGEIFTATLVPSGNTTPNSSMTLEQKTTFVFVTLLFIFLGILIVRCFXILLDPYRSMPTSTWADGLDGLEKGQFDYALA, encoded by the coding sequence ATGATGAAAAGAAGGTGACTGTGGGATTATTCATTTCAGCTTCCCTGGATGATGGATGGAGAGATATTCACTGCCACTTTGGTGCCATCTGGGAACACGACACCAAATTCTAGCATGACCCTAGAACAGAAAACAACGTTTGTCTTTGTgactttattatttattttcttgggaATCCTCATTGTTCGCTGCTTCTGAATTCTCCTCGACCCCTACCGGAGTATGCCAACCTCAACCTGGGCTGATGGACTTGATGGACTGGAGAAAGGCCAGTTTGACTACGCTCTTGCTTAG